Proteins encoded by one window of Lutibacter sp. A64:
- a CDS encoding DUF5060 domain-containing protein: MNTRLFVLILITISFYSCFDDKKAVIDGELKKWHRITLEFQGPETSELAEDNPFLNYRLDVTFKNNGKQYVIPGFYAADGNAAETSSVAGNSWKVRFTPDANGEWTYNVSFKKGANIAVADDSSDGASAGFMDGQTGEFTIVNSNKKGIDNRAKGRLQYVGESYLKFAESQKYFIKLGVDAPENLLAYNDFDVSTNALGFQKKWEPHAKDFDENAKPYLWKETKGKNLLGAINYLAKEELNVFSFLTFNVDGDDRNIFPHLLKVPIPEYEVYSSKKKNKEAWETMFHKTRFDVSKLAQWERIFEYAETKGMFLHFKTHETETDHLMDKGVFGVEGKLYYRELIARFGHHLAMNWNLGEENNQPISEVIKVAEYVSNIDAYNSHLVIHTFPNKDHRYVELIGDQSLLTGASLQLSHPDFNDVHPRVLKWRNKSNATGKKWALAVDEPGKANVALLPDDEDPEHNYARSRALWGTLMAGGFGVEWYFGYASPNSDLTCQDFRSRDLFWDQNKHALNFFNNHIPFWEMGPSDNLTVDEVSYCMAKKDEVYVVYTESNADKIKLDVGTSGNSFQVKWFDPRNGGDLQNGSVAIVKANGIVELGTPPSEYEKDWVVLVTKK, from the coding sequence ATGAATACACGTTTATTTGTATTAATATTAATAACAATTAGCTTTTATTCATGTTTTGATGATAAGAAGGCTGTAATTGACGGTGAATTAAAAAAGTGGCATAGAATTACATTAGAGTTTCAAGGACCAGAAACAAGTGAACTTGCCGAAGATAATCCATTTTTAAATTATCGCTTAGATGTAACTTTTAAAAATAATGGAAAGCAATATGTAATTCCTGGTTTTTATGCAGCTGACGGTAATGCAGCTGAAACTAGCAGCGTAGCCGGAAATAGTTGGAAAGTGCGTTTTACACCCGATGCTAATGGAGAATGGACTTACAATGTTTCTTTTAAAAAAGGAGCAAATATTGCAGTAGCTGACGATTCTAGTGATGGAGCGAGTGCAGGGTTTATGGACGGACAAACTGGGGAATTTACCATTGTAAATTCTAACAAAAAAGGAATTGATAATAGAGCAAAAGGCCGTTTGCAATATGTTGGAGAATCTTATTTAAAGTTTGCTGAAAGTCAAAAATACTTTATAAAACTTGGAGTTGATGCCCCAGAAAATTTATTAGCTTATAATGATTTTGATGTTTCAACAAACGCCTTAGGTTTTCAGAAGAAATGGGAACCTCATGCCAAAGATTTTGATGAAAATGCAAAACCATATTTATGGAAAGAAACCAAAGGAAAGAACCTGTTAGGTGCCATTAATTACTTAGCTAAAGAAGAACTAAATGTATTTTCATTTTTAACATTTAATGTGGATGGTGATGATAGAAATATATTTCCTCATCTATTAAAAGTTCCTATTCCGGAATACGAAGTATATTCTAGTAAAAAGAAGAACAAAGAAGCTTGGGAAACCATGTTTCATAAAACAAGGTTTGATGTTTCTAAATTGGCACAATGGGAGCGAATTTTTGAATATGCTGAAACCAAAGGTATGTTCCTTCATTTTAAAACTCATGAAACAGAAACCGATCACTTAATGGATAAAGGTGTTTTTGGTGTTGAAGGTAAATTATATTACAGAGAATTGATTGCTAGGTTTGGACATCACTTAGCTATGAACTGGAACCTAGGTGAAGAAAACAATCAACCTATTTCAGAAGTGATAAAAGTTGCGGAATATGTTTCTAACATAGATGCCTATAACAGCCACTTGGTAATTCATACGTTTCCAAACAAAGATCATAGATATGTTGAACTAATAGGTGATCAATCCTTATTAACCGGTGCTTCTTTGCAATTAAGTCATCCTGATTTTAACGATGTTCATCCGAGAGTATTAAAGTGGCGAAACAAATCTAATGCAACAGGAAAAAAGTGGGCATTAGCTGTTGATGAACCCGGAAAAGCCAACGTTGCTTTACTTCCTGATGACGAAGACCCTGAACATAATTATGCTCGCTCCAGAGCTTTGTGGGGTACCTTAATGGCCGGAGGTTTTGGAGTAGAATGGTATTTTGGGTATGCAAGTCCAAATTCAGATTTAACCTGTCAAGATTTTAGAAGTAGAGACCTGTTTTGGGATCAAAATAAACACGCATTAAATTTTTTCAATAACCATATTCCATTTTGGGAAATGGGACCAAGCGATAACCTAACTGTAGATGAAGTCTCTTATTGTATGGCTAAAAAAGATGAAGTTTATGTGGTTTATACTGAATCTAATGCCGATAAAATTAAACTAGATGTTGGAACTTCAGGAAATAGTTTTCAAGTGAAATGGTTCGACCCTAGAAACGGTGGAGATTTACAAAATGGTTCAGTAGCTATAGTGAAAGCGAATGGAATTGTTGAACTAGGAACACCACCTTCAGAGTACGAAAAAGACTGGGTTGTTTTAGTGACTAAAAAGTAA